One window of the Tachypleus tridentatus isolate NWPU-2018 chromosome 10, ASM421037v1, whole genome shotgun sequence genome contains the following:
- the LOC143230287 gene encoding uncharacterized protein LOC143230287 isoform X2: MEDDNQIMGMPLIMERNIDDKYVNSVSQAVRDEDKGIETEENETTELNRSRPVRKVSSKNLKDKSHCASMVPGESSTMVSESVSITGVTSL, encoded by the coding sequence ATGGAGGATGATAATCAGATTATGGGAATGCCACTGATAATGGAAAGGAATATTGATGATAAGTATGTTAATTCTGTCAGTCAGGCAGTCAGAGATGAAGACAAGGGtatagaaactgaagaaaatgagACCACTGAATTAAACCGGTCACGTCCAGTGAGAAAAGTATCATCCAAAAACCTGAAGGATAAGTCACATTGTGCTTCAATGGTACCTGGAGAGTCTTCAACCATGGTTTCTGAATCTGTGTCAATAACAGGAGTTACAAGtttataa